The genomic DNA GTGGACTGCGGCTGCAGCAGTGGGGGTGCGGTGACGGCACCAAGTCCAACCAGCAGTGGCGGTTCGTCGCCTCGGGCAGCGGAACGTACCAGGTCGTCAGCGCCGCCACCGGGCTGTGCATGAGTGATCAGGGCGCCTCCACCACCTCCGGCGCCGCGATCATCCAGGAGACCTGTACGGCCAACACCAACAAGCAGTGGGCCTTCAACCCCGTGTCGAGCGGTAAGGCCACGGTGGCGGCGGACGGCTCCGGCACCTACCGGACCGTGCAGGCCGCCATCGACGCCGTGCCGACCGGAAACGCGAGCCGGGTGACGATCACCATCGCGCCCGGCACATACCGGGAGATCGTGCGGATTCCCAGCAACAAGCCCTATGTCACGCTCCAGGGGCTCGGTTCTTCGGCGAACCAGACTGTTATCGTTAACAATCACTATGCGGGCGAATACGGGACGTCCGGCAGCGCGACCGCGTTCGTCGACGGCCATGACTTCGTCGCCACCAACCTGACGATCTCCAACGACTTCAACGAGGATCCGGCCGTCAGCGGCCACCAGGCGGTGGCGCTCAACCTGACCGCGGACCGGGCCCGGCTGACCAACGTGCGCCTGCTCGGTGACCAGGACACGTTCCTGGTCAACAACTCGACCCGGGCCTACCTGTCGAACTCGTACGTGGAGGGCACCGTCGACTTCATCTTCGGCGGCGGCACCATCGTCTTCGACAACTGCGACATCTACGAAAAGCGCAGCACCGGCGGTCCGATCACCGCGGCGAGC from Streptosporangium sp. NBC_01756 includes the following:
- a CDS encoding pectinesterase family protein: MRKLAGIGLLVATAIAWGGPAPAAQAADVPVAGGVYQLKVTKSGMCLDVVGGSKDNGALLQQWGCTADAWQQFTVVSAGSGTYTIRNVNSGRCLDVPDGAATSGLRLQQWGCGDGTKSNQQWRFVASGSGTYQVVSAATGLCMSDQGASTTSGAAIIQETCTANTNKQWAFNPVSSGKATVAADGSGTYRTVQAAIDAVPTGNASRVTITIAPGTYREIVRIPSNKPYVTLQGLGSSANQTVIVNNHYAGEYGTSGSATAFVDGHDFVATNLTISNDFNEDPAVSGHQAVALNLTADRARLTNVRLLGDQDTFLVNNSTRAYLSNSYVEGTVDFIFGGGTIVFDNCDIYEKRSTGGPITAASTDAAKTYGFLFYKSRISGASATGSTSLGRPWYPNAQVLYRESTLGSLINTAQPWTDMSANSWKNARFFEYKNTGAGAGTNSNRPQLADAQAPNYTPQKYLAGSDGWNPVG